The following proteins come from a genomic window of Candidatus Kuenenbacteria bacterium:
- the rplD gene encoding 50S ribosomal protein L4: MSYPVYNQSGEVIKEINLNPSIFAAKINEALVHQIAVAQMANKRQNLAHTKTKDEVRGGGKKPWRQKGTGRARHGSTRSPLWKGGGVTFGPRNDRDFTQKINKKMKRGAIFSCLSDKAADKNLIILENFNLPEIKTKEFGKIIFNLKNALSLKNKKISEKTSEKSQKKEKNVDLKKYSLSLLVASDKKIADLSRAGRNIPGIKITNVNSLNVLDLLRYKNLILTEESLPTIEKIYLKNN; the protein is encoded by the coding sequence ATGTCTTATCCGGTTTACAATCAATCAGGAGAAGTAATCAAGGAAATAAATCTCAATCCTTCTATTTTTGCTGCCAAAATAAATGAAGCGCTGGTACACCAAATCGCTGTTGCCCAGATGGCCAACAAAAGACAAAACCTGGCCCACACCAAAACCAAAGATGAGGTTCGTGGTGGTGGCAAAAAACCTTGGCGCCAGAAAGGCACTGGTCGTGCCCGCCATGGTTCTACCCGCTCCCCTCTTTGGAAGGGCGGCGGTGTCACTTTTGGTCCACGCAATGATCGCGATTTCACCCAAAAAATAAACAAAAAGATGAAAAGAGGAGCTATTTTTTCCTGTCTTTCTGACAAAGCGGCTGATAAAAATCTCATAATTTTGGAAAACTTTAATTTACCAGAAATAAAAACCAAGGAATTTGGTAAAATTATATTCAACCTGAAAAATGCCTTGTCACTGAAAAACAAAAAAATCAGTGAAAAAACAAGTGAAAAATCACAAAAGAAGGAAAAAAACGTTGACCTCAAAAAATATTCTCTATCTTTATTGGTTGCCTCTGATAAAAAAATTGCCGATCTCTCTCGCGCCGGACGCAATATCCCCGGAATCAAAATCACCAACGTTAATTCTCTAAACGTTCTCGACTTGCTCCGTTATAAAAACCTGATCCTAACTGAGGAAAGCTTGCCTACTATAGAAAAAATTTATCTAAAAAATAACTAA
- the tuf gene encoding elongation factor Tu, which translates to MMAGKFERTKPHVNVGTIGHVDHGKTTLTAALLSYIKTTGGTAQDKSVDQIDNSPEERERGITISTTHVEYETAKKHYAHIDCPGHADYIKNMITGAAQMDGAILVVSAADGPMPQTREHILLAHQVGVPHIVVFLNKVDQVDDKELIDLVEEEIRDLLKKYEFPGDTTPIIRGSALKALEAAQAGNKDDENFKAIGELLNKLDEYIPDPVRVTDKPFLMPVEDIFTIEGRGTVVTGRIERGTIKLNEEVEIVGLKDTQKTVVTGIEMFNKQLDEGQSGDNAGLLLRGTKKEDVMRGQVLAKTGSVTPHTEFECQVYVLSKEEGGRHTPFFKGYKPQFYIRTTDVTGEVILPEGTEMVMPGDTITLKVVLIHPIALEEQQRFAIREGGKTVGAGAITKIIK; encoded by the coding sequence ATTATGGCTGGTAAATTCGAAAGAACAAAGCCCCATGTCAATGTCGGTACTATTGGCCACGTTGACCACGGCAAAACCACTTTGACTGCTGCCCTCCTTTCTTATATAAAAACGACTGGTGGCACAGCACAAGACAAATCTGTTGACCAAATCGACAACTCTCCAGAAGAGAGAGAACGCGGTATTACTATTTCTACTACTCATGTAGAATATGAAACCGCCAAAAAGCATTATGCCCACATTGACTGTCCTGGTCATGCCGATTATATCAAAAACATGATCACCGGTGCCGCTCAGATGGATGGCGCTATTCTTGTCGTTTCTGCTGCTGACGGCCCAATGCCTCAAACCAGAGAGCATATTCTTTTGGCCCACCAAGTCGGCGTACCGCACATTGTTGTTTTCTTAAATAAAGTTGACCAGGTAGATGACAAAGAGCTTATAGACTTGGTCGAAGAAGAAATCCGCGACCTTTTGAAAAAATATGAATTCCCTGGCGACACCACCCCGATTATCAGGGGATCTGCCTTGAAAGCCCTCGAGGCTGCCCAAGCTGGCAATAAAGATGATGAAAATTTCAAAGCTATCGGTGAGCTCTTAAATAAACTCGATGAATATATCCCGGATCCGGTCAGGGTCACAGACAAGCCTTTCCTCATGCCAGTCGAAGATATCTTCACAATTGAAGGCCGTGGCACCGTAGTTACCGGTAGAATTGAAAGAGGCACCATTAAACTAAACGAAGAAGTTGAAATTGTTGGCCTCAAAGATACTCAAAAAACAGTAGTCACTGGTATTGAAATGTTCAATAAACAATTGGACGAAGGCCAGTCTGGCGATAACGCCGGCCTCTTGCTACGCGGCACCAAAAAAGAAGATGTCATGAGAGGACAAGTTTTGGCCAAAACAGGAAGTGTCACTCCACATACCGAATTTGAATGCCAAGTTTATGTCCTAAGTAAAGAAGAAGGCGGTCGCCATACCCCGTTCTTCAAGGGTTATAAACCCCAATTCTATATCCGCACTACCGATGTCACTGGCGAAGTTATTTTGCCAGAGGGCACTGAAATGGTTATGCCTGGCGATACTATCACCTTGAAAGTTGTCTTGATTCATCCTATTGCTCTTGAAGAGCAACAGCGTTTTGCTATCCGCGAAGGCGGCAAAACTGTTGGCGCAGGCGCCATTACCAAGATTATTAAATAA
- the rplW gene encoding 50S ribosomal protein L23 translates to MALFGIGKTNKEEPQKPAASKGDGQFKNAEVKKTKTITNNNDSAEYKNPRHADILIHPLLTEKSTILSSQNQYVFSVGQRADKRQINAAIKEIYKVTPLKIRIIPVRGKKVRTGRNTNGYLKNWKKAIVTIPAGTKIDVYES, encoded by the coding sequence ATGGCATTATTCGGCATTGGTAAAACTAATAAAGAAGAACCACAGAAGCCAGCCGCCTCCAAAGGCGACGGCCAGTTTAAAAATGCTGAAGTCAAAAAAACCAAAACTATTACCAATAATAATGACTCAGCCGAATATAAAAATCCGCGCCATGCCGATATTCTTATTCATCCATTATTGACAGAAAAATCTACTATTCTATCCAGCCAAAACCAATATGTTTTTTCCGTCGGCCAACGAGCTGACAAAAGACAAATCAATGCTGCGATCAAAGAAATTTATAAAGTCACCCCATTAAAAATAAGAATTATTCCCGTTCGCGGTAAAAAAGTCCGCACTGGCAGAAACACCAATGGCTACTTAAAAAATTGGAAAAAAGCCATCGTCACCATCCCCGCCGGTACCAAAATCGACGTTTACGAAAGCTAA
- the rplC gene encoding 50S ribosomal protein L3 produces the protein MKFILGQKKGMTQIFGENGNVTPVTIIEAKPCPIVRTKTQDSKDGYNAAVIGLPGKKKLGKRELGQTRGLGNLQYLKEFRIDESDTLSLSHGDTITVDAFNVGDKVKVTGFSKGKGFQGVVKRHGFHGHNSTHGTKDQVRTSGSVGPCEPARVFPGVRMPGHMGDAQVSIKNLSVIKVDKDNNTIYVKGAVPGARNGLLIITCDGKLELKKDNEPTNEVQDAEAATPTETAENQELTTENNQ, from the coding sequence ATGAAATTTATTCTTGGCCAAAAAAAGGGCATGACTCAGATATTTGGTGAAAATGGCAATGTCACCCCAGTGACCATCATTGAAGCCAAGCCCTGCCCCATAGTCAGGACAAAGACGCAAGACTCAAAAGACGGTTACAACGCCGCCGTTATTGGTCTACCTGGCAAAAAGAAACTTGGCAAACGAGAACTCGGACAAACTAGAGGTCTCGGTAATTTACAATACCTCAAAGAATTTAGAATTGATGAATCAGACACCCTCTCCCTATCCCATGGAGATACAATCACCGTTGATGCTTTTAATGTTGGAGACAAAGTAAAAGTAACTGGCTTTTCTAAGGGTAAAGGATTTCAAGGTGTAGTTAAAAGACATGGCTTTCACGGTCACAACAGCACCCATGGTACCAAAGATCAAGTACGCACTTCTGGTTCTGTTGGCCCTTGTGAGCCAGCCAGGGTTTTCCCTGGTGTCAGAATGCCGGGCCATATGGGCGACGCTCAGGTTTCAATCAAAAATCTTTCCGTAATTAAAGTTGATAAAGATAATAACACTATTTATGTCAAAGGTGCTGTCCCTGGGGCCAGAAATGGTCTACTGATAATAACCTGTGATGGCAAACTAGAATTAAAGAAAGACAATGAGCCAACAAACGAAGTCCAGGACGCCGAAGCTGCTACTCCCACTGAAACCGCTGAAAACCAAGAACTAACTACTGAAAATAATCAATAA
- the rpsJ gene encoding 30S ribosomal protein S10: MVDNKKIQTNEEEAKPKIRIKVKAFDHKIIDRATKTIIDTAKRSQAQIKGPVPLPTEKTKYTVNRSTFVHKDAREQFEMRIHKRLIDIYDPKGTTINDLTNLALPSGVDIEIKM, from the coding sequence ATGGTTGATAACAAAAAAATACAAACCAACGAGGAAGAAGCTAAACCAAAGATCAGGATCAAGGTCAAGGCTTTTGATCATAAAATTATTGACCGAGCCACGAAGACCATCATTGATACTGCCAAAAGAAGCCAGGCTCAAATCAAGGGTCCAGTGCCTCTTCCTACTGAAAAAACAAAATATACTGTCAACCGCTCTACTTTTGTACACAAAGATGCTAGAGAGCAGTTTGAAATGAGAATTCATAAAAGATTGATTGATATTTATGACCCCAAAGGCACCACCATCAATGATCTGACTAACCTTGCTCTCCCAAGTGGAGTGGATATTGAAATAAAAATGTAA